The Niastella koreensis GR20-10 genome includes a window with the following:
- a CDS encoding signal transduction histidine kinase, producing the protein MSVSNDKEDQVQHYLDLANQSVRGKLKIYIGMSAGVGKTYRMLQEAHDLLRKNVNVKVGYVETHNRKETHALIEGLPLIPRRQVFYKGKQLDELDVQAVLLLHPEVVIVDELAHSNIPGSKNEKRWQDVVDILDAGIDVITAVNIQHIESINVEVKQITGVEVKERVPDKLLQMADEVVNIDLTARELITRLQEGKIYDHHKVQQALTNFFQPEKILQLRELALKEVAGQVERKVDYTVTKNKTWQHERFLACISTSHEAAQRIIRKTGRLASYYNANWYVLYVQTPHEELDKIPLAAQRHLINNLKLATELGGEVVQVKSKHVANEIIQTAIDKKITTICIGKPHLNLFQVILRTSLFNQLLKTLSEKDIDIIILS; encoded by the coding sequence ATGAGTGTTTCTAACGATAAAGAAGACCAGGTGCAGCACTACCTCGACCTGGCTAACCAGTCGGTTCGTGGCAAACTGAAGATCTACATCGGCATGAGTGCCGGTGTGGGTAAAACCTACCGGATGTTACAGGAAGCGCATGACCTGCTTCGGAAAAATGTAAACGTAAAGGTGGGTTATGTTGAAACACATAACCGGAAGGAAACGCATGCGTTGATAGAAGGCTTACCGCTGATACCGCGGCGACAGGTCTTTTACAAAGGCAAACAGCTGGATGAACTGGATGTGCAGGCCGTATTGTTGCTGCATCCCGAAGTGGTGATCGTGGATGAACTGGCGCATAGCAATATACCGGGTAGTAAAAATGAAAAGCGCTGGCAGGATGTGGTAGACATCCTCGATGCCGGCATTGATGTGATCACCGCGGTAAATATTCAGCATATAGAAAGCATCAATGTAGAGGTGAAACAAATAACCGGGGTAGAAGTAAAGGAACGGGTGCCCGATAAGTTATTGCAAATGGCCGATGAAGTGGTGAACATCGACCTTACCGCCCGGGAATTGATTACCCGGTTGCAGGAAGGCAAGATCTACGATCACCATAAAGTACAGCAGGCGCTCACGAATTTCTTTCAACCCGAAAAGATCCTGCAGCTGCGTGAGCTGGCGTTGAAGGAGGTGGCGGGCCAGGTAGAAAGAAAGGTTGATTATACCGTAACCAAAAACAAAACCTGGCAGCATGAACGCTTCCTGGCCTGTATTTCAACCTCACATGAAGCGGCCCAGCGTATTATTCGCAAAACCGGCCGCCTGGCATCGTACTACAATGCAAACTGGTATGTTTTATATGTGCAAACACCCCATGAAGAGCTGGATAAAATACCGCTGGCTGCCCAACGGCATTTGATAAATAACCTGAAACTGGCTACTGAACTGGGCGGTGAAGTAGTACAGGTAAAAAGCAAACACGTTGCAAACGAGATCATTCAAACCGCCATCGATAAAAAGATCACCACCATTTGTATCGGAAAACCACATTTGAATTTATTTCAGGTAATTTTGAGGACAAGCTTATTCAACCAATTGCTAAAAACCCTGTCTGAAAAAGATATTGATATTATTATATTATCGTAA
- a CDS encoding ATP-binding protein, which translates to MALKLKTKVALGVGFLFTLLLLVGGVGFYYFNMISLESRDVLKDNNKSVEYGRKMLDALNTWEKERSMARKVFEENLSAQESNVTEKGESDVTHDLHRDYSAFLQHDDSMPLQLALQKNISRIIQINLDAINAKNDASQKAVENAKVIITMIITLCLLIGFTFIVNFPGLIANPIVKLTEGIRAIASKNYGQRIHLQRSDEFGELAQAFNDMAEQLDSYEHSNLARILFEKKRAETVINSLKDASIGIDKSGTVLFANQQALQLLSMKEADVVGHAQADVQKRNDLFRFLTNEQNGMPFKIVVNDKENYFTKEQIDIQQDQEISGHVLILKNITPYKELDVAKTNFIATISHELKTPLASSDFSLRLLEDERVGQLTAEQKELVQSLKDDNQRLLRILSELLDLSQVESGKIQLNLQPVSVKDIVNKALAAVQNAAKEKNIQIKQQLADKLPAVKADAEKAVWIINNFLTNAIRYSAQNDHITIKASEHDAGHIEIGVQDFGMGIDASLQQKVFDRFYRVPGIHEKKGTGLGLAISKDFADAMDGEIGVESTVGKGSYFFCRFKVAGVP; encoded by the coding sequence ATGGCATTAAAGCTTAAAACAAAAGTAGCCCTGGGCGTAGGTTTTCTGTTCACATTATTGCTGCTGGTAGGCGGCGTGGGTTTTTATTATTTCAACATGATCAGCCTGGAGTCGCGGGACGTGTTGAAGGATAATAATAAAAGTGTTGAATATGGCCGCAAAATGCTCGATGCCCTGAATACCTGGGAAAAAGAACGGAGCATGGCCCGTAAGGTGTTTGAGGAGAACCTTTCTGCGCAGGAAAGCAATGTAACCGAAAAAGGCGAATCAGATGTAACTCATGACCTGCACCGTGACTATTCTGCATTTTTGCAACACGATGACTCCATGCCCTTGCAACTGGCTCTGCAAAAGAATATCAGCCGTATTATTCAGATCAACCTCGATGCCATCAATGCCAAAAACGATGCGTCGCAAAAGGCAGTTGAAAATGCCAAGGTGATCATCACCATGATCATAACTTTATGTTTGCTGATCGGGTTTACGTTCATTGTAAACTTCCCGGGTTTGATCGCTAACCCCATCGTAAAATTAACCGAAGGTATTAGGGCTATAGCCAGTAAAAATTATGGCCAGCGCATTCACCTGCAGCGCAGTGATGAGTTTGGCGAACTGGCCCAGGCGTTTAACGATATGGCCGAACAATTGGATTCATACGAACACAGTAACCTGGCGCGCATTTTATTTGAGAAGAAAAGAGCTGAGACCGTTATCAACTCGCTGAAGGATGCCAGTATTGGCATCGACAAAAGCGGTACTGTGTTATTTGCCAACCAACAGGCCCTGCAGTTATTAAGCATGAAGGAGGCCGATGTGGTAGGGCATGCACAGGCCGATGTTCAAAAGCGCAACGACCTGTTCCGGTTCCTTACCAACGAACAAAATGGCATGCCGTTCAAGATAGTAGTGAACGATAAAGAAAACTACTTTACCAAAGAACAGATAGATATTCAGCAGGATCAGGAAATAAGCGGGCATGTGCTTATATTAAAGAACATCACACCCTATAAAGAACTGGATGTAGCCAAGACCAATTTTATTGCCACCATTTCCCACGAATTAAAAACGCCCCTGGCCTCTTCAGATTTTAGTTTGCGTTTGCTGGAAGACGAACGCGTCGGGCAATTGACCGCTGAACAAAAAGAACTGGTGCAAAGCCTGAAAGATGATAACCAGCGCCTGCTGCGCATCCTGAGTGAATTACTCGATCTGTCGCAGGTGGAAAGTGGCAAGATCCAATTGAACCTACAACCGGTTTCTGTAAAAGATATCGTCAACAAGGCGCTGGCTGCAGTACAAAATGCTGCCAAAGAAAAGAATATCCAGATAAAACAACAGCTCGCTGATAAATTGCCTGCGGTAAAAGCCGATGCAGAAAAAGCCGTGTGGATCATCAACAACTTCCTCACCAACGCTATTCGTTATTCTGCCCAGAATGATCACATAACAATAAAAGCAAGTGAGCATGATGCGGGTCATATTGAAATTGGCGTGCAGGATTTTGGCATGGGTATCGATGCTTCCCTGCAACAAAAAGTTTTCGATCGTTTTTACCGCGTGCCTGGTATCCATGAAAAAAAAGGCACCGGGTTAGGCCTCGCCATCAGCAAGGATTTTGCCGATGCGATGGATGGAGAAATAGGGGTGGAATCAACCGTAGGCAAAGGCAGTTACTTCTTTTGCCGGTTTAAAGTGGCCGGAGTGCCCTGA
- a CDS encoding Crp/Fnr family transcriptional regulator: MERLLENITIFCDMSPRAQDVVRPLFTPMEFKRGETMIRCGKTCQSLYVIEQGFCRAFNIQDGLEVNLNFYFEYETVTHKNSYVFNTPADFEVVACEPMIVYRIDKPDLLNAIRQCPELGEAGKKNLELIAAKQERQLQLFRILTAKGRYEFLEQHNPALLQRVPISQLASYLGVKRETLSRIRNKRMRPVIL, encoded by the coding sequence ATGGAACGCCTTTTAGAAAACATTACAATCTTTTGCGACATGTCGCCACGCGCCCAGGACGTGGTAAGGCCGCTTTTTACGCCGATGGAATTTAAAAGAGGCGAAACAATGATCCGCTGCGGGAAAACCTGCCAGAGTTTGTATGTTATCGAGCAGGGATTTTGCCGGGCTTTTAATATCCAGGATGGGCTGGAGGTAAATCTCAATTTCTATTTTGAGTACGAAACGGTGACCCATAAGAACAGCTATGTGTTCAATACCCCGGCCGATTTTGAGGTAGTAGCCTGCGAACCTATGATCGTTTACCGCATTGATAAACCAGACCTGCTGAACGCCATCCGGCAATGCCCCGAATTGGGCGAGGCGGGTAAAAAGAACCTGGAACTGATAGCCGCCAAACAGGAACGGCAGTTGCAATTGTTCAGGATCCTGACCGCAAAAGGCCGTTATGAATTTTTAGAGCAGCATAATCCCGCATTGTTACAACGGGTACCCATCTCCCAACTAGCTTCCTACCTGGGCGTAAAACGCGAAACCCTGAGCCGCATCCGCAACAAAAGAATGCGCCCGGTTATTTTGTGA
- a CDS encoding porin, with protein sequence MKRTLMCAAVLSTATGMAQDTTLNKSQVTVSGYAEAYYSYDFSKPKENNRPGFIYSHNRTNEFNVNLAFVKANYTADRIRANIALGVGTYMNANYTAEPGVLKNIYEANVGVRLSHTRNFWLDMGIMPSHIGFEGAVSKDCWALTRSMSADNTPYYESGAKLTYITNNSHCFFSAMALNGWQRIQRVAGNSLMSWGTQVQYRPTDNVLLNYSTFIGTDKPDSIRLWRYFHNLYGVFQFTDKWGLTLGFDLGQEQAKKGESKMNTWYTPVAILRYTPVDQWAFAVRSEYYSDEHGVIITTGTPNGFKTWGCSANIDYLPVKNIALRLEGRLLNSKDDIFLKSDQSVTSANTAVTFSAAVKF encoded by the coding sequence ATGAAAAGAACTTTAATGTGCGCAGCTGTATTAAGTACAGCTACCGGAATGGCGCAGGATACAACCTTGAACAAAAGCCAGGTAACTGTTAGCGGCTATGCAGAAGCATATTATAGTTATGATTTTTCAAAACCAAAAGAAAACAACCGGCCGGGATTTATATACAGTCATAACCGCACCAATGAGTTCAATGTGAATCTTGCTTTTGTAAAAGCTAATTACACGGCTGATCGAATAAGGGCAAATATTGCACTGGGAGTTGGAACGTATATGAATGCAAATTATACGGCTGAGCCGGGGGTATTAAAAAATATCTATGAGGCCAATGTGGGCGTCAGGCTTAGCCACACCAGGAATTTTTGGCTCGATATGGGCATCATGCCATCCCATATAGGTTTTGAAGGCGCGGTGAGTAAAGATTGCTGGGCGTTAACAAGAAGCATGTCGGCCGATAATACACCTTATTATGAAAGCGGGGCCAAACTAACCTATATAACAAACAATAGCCACTGTTTTTTCAGCGCCATGGCATTGAACGGCTGGCAACGCATTCAACGGGTGGCTGGTAATTCATTAATGAGTTGGGGAACCCAGGTGCAATACAGGCCAACGGATAACGTACTGTTAAATTACAGCACGTTCATTGGTACAGATAAGCCTGACAGCATCAGGCTGTGGCGGTATTTTCATAACTTGTATGGCGTGTTTCAATTTACCGATAAATGGGGTTTAACACTTGGCTTTGATCTTGGACAGGAGCAGGCTAAAAAAGGGGAAAGCAAAATGAACACCTGGTATACCCCGGTAGCCATTTTGCGATATACCCCGGTTGATCAATGGGCGTTTGCAGTTCGTAGTGAGTATTATAGCGATGAGCATGGGGTTATTATCACTACCGGTACTCCAAATGGATTTAAAACCTGGGGGTGCTCTGCCAATATCGATTACCTGCCTGTAAAGAACATCGCTTTGCGTTTGGAGGGGCGGCTATTAAACAGCAAGGATGATATTTTTCTGAAATCTGATCAAAGTGTTACAAGCGCCAATACCGCAGTTACTTTTTCTGCGGCTGTCAAATTTTAA
- the kdpB gene encoding potassium-transporting ATPase subunit KdpB gives MSKRKREIKLFEPALVNTAIKQSFIKLSPRLMVKNPVMFTVEIGTIVMLAVVMYQIITHDATQGALWYNIVVFAILFLTVLFANFAEALAEARGKAQAESLRKTREETPAKKVISPGDIFVKEIKVVPSSQLRLNDRFVCETGDVIPMDGEIIEGIATIDESAITGESAPVIRESGGDKSSVTGGTKVLSDRIVVQVTTQPGETFLDKMIALVEGASRQKTPNEIALTILLAAFTLIFIIVCVTLKPFADYANTPITIAAFISLFVCLIPTTIGGLLSAIGIAGMDRALRANVISKSGKAVETAGDVDVLLLDKTGTITIGNRKATNFYPARNVEEHEFIDLVVYSSLADDTPEGKSIVELAAKQSSPDLTLDQFRHQKLAVQAAPLTFIKFTAETRSSGVDFPNGTKIRKGAFDAIRNLAMKAGNGMPLEVEDRVKKISGDGGTPLVVSVDNVIKGVIELQDIIKPGIQERFERLRKMGVKTVMVTGDNPLTAKYIATKAGVDDFIAEAKPEDKMNYIRKEQASGKLVAMMGDGTNDAPALAQADVGVAMNSGTQAAKEAGNMVDLDNDPTKLIEVVEIGKQLLITRGTLTTFSIANDVAKYFAIVPALFIASIPALQHLNIMGLKSPESAILSAIIFNAIIIPMLIPLALKGVAYKPIGASALLRRNLLIYGVGGVVVPFIGIKLIDMLLAVFM, from the coding sequence ATGTCAAAAAGAAAACGCGAAATAAAATTGTTTGAACCGGCGCTGGTAAACACTGCCATCAAACAATCTTTTATAAAATTGAGCCCCCGGTTAATGGTGAAGAACCCGGTGATGTTCACTGTGGAAATTGGCACCATTGTGATGCTGGCAGTGGTGATGTATCAAATAATTACGCATGATGCTACGCAGGGTGCCCTGTGGTACAATATTGTAGTATTTGCCATTTTGTTCCTTACCGTGTTGTTTGCCAACTTTGCCGAAGCGCTGGCCGAGGCAAGAGGTAAAGCCCAGGCCGAAAGCCTGCGCAAAACAAGGGAGGAAACACCCGCTAAAAAAGTAATTTCCCCTGGCGATATTTTCGTAAAAGAAATAAAAGTAGTACCGTCCTCACAACTTCGGTTAAACGACCGGTTTGTATGCGAAACCGGTGATGTAATACCTATGGATGGGGAGATCATTGAAGGAATTGCCACCATAGATGAATCAGCCATAACCGGTGAGTCTGCGCCGGTGATCCGCGAGTCGGGTGGTGATAAATCATCGGTGACCGGTGGTACCAAAGTGCTTAGCGACCGTATTGTGGTACAGGTAACAACCCAGCCCGGAGAAACGTTCCTGGATAAAATGATCGCGCTGGTAGAAGGCGCCAGCCGGCAGAAAACACCCAATGAAATTGCATTGACCATTCTGCTCGCCGCCTTTACACTTATTTTCATCATCGTGTGCGTAACGCTGAAACCATTTGCCGATTACGCCAATACACCTATTACCATTGCCGCATTTATATCCTTGTTTGTGTGTTTAATCCCCACTACCATTGGTGGATTATTATCCGCCATTGGTATTGCGGGAATGGACCGTGCATTGCGTGCGAATGTGATCTCTAAAAGCGGTAAAGCCGTTGAAACCGCGGGTGACGTGGATGTGCTGTTGTTGGATAAAACAGGCACCATCACCATCGGTAACAGAAAGGCCACTAATTTTTATCCGGCCAGGAATGTAGAAGAGCATGAATTTATTGACCTGGTTGTGTATAGTTCATTGGCCGATGATACGCCGGAAGGAAAATCGATCGTTGAACTGGCGGCCAAACAAAGCAGCCCTGATCTTACCCTCGATCAGTTCCGTCATCAGAAGTTGGCGGTACAGGCAGCGCCCCTCACTTTTATCAAATTCACTGCAGAAACGAGAAGCAGTGGAGTTGATTTCCCTAATGGAACAAAGATCCGGAAGGGCGCCTTTGACGCAATACGCAACCTGGCCATGAAAGCCGGCAACGGTATGCCCTTGGAAGTGGAAGACCGGGTAAAGAAGATCTCCGGCGATGGCGGTACCCCGCTTGTGGTATCGGTGGATAATGTAATAAAAGGCGTGATTGAATTACAGGATATCATCAAACCCGGGATCCAGGAACGGTTTGAACGTTTGCGTAAAATGGGTGTAAAAACGGTAATGGTTACCGGTGATAATCCGCTTACAGCAAAGTATATTGCCACTAAAGCAGGCGTAGATGATTTTATTGCCGAAGCAAAACCGGAAGATAAAATGAACTACATCCGCAAGGAACAGGCAAGCGGTAAACTGGTGGCCATGATGGGTGATGGTACAAACGATGCGCCCGCGCTGGCGCAGGCTGATGTGGGCGTAGCCATGAACAGTGGTACCCAGGCGGCAAAAGAAGCCGGTAACATGGTTGACCTGGATAACGACCCCACTAAATTGATTGAGGTAGTGGAGATTGGTAAACAGTTGCTGATTACCCGTGGTACCTTAACCACCTTCTCCATTGCCAATGACGTAGCCAAATATTTCGCTATCGTTCCGGCCCTGTTTATTGCTTCTATTCCGGCCCTGCAACATTTGAATATAATGGGTTTGAAAAGCCCCGAGTCGGCTATCTTATCAGCCATCATTTTCAACGCCATTATTATTCCCATGCTGATTCCCCTGGCATTAAAAGGCGTTGCGTATAAACCAATAGGCGCCAGCGCCCTGTTACGCAGAAACCTGTTGATCTATGGTGTGGGCGGCGTAGTGGTTCCGTTTATAGGTATCAAGCTGATTGATATGTTGCTGGCAGTTTTTATGTAA
- a CDS encoding K(+)-transporting ATPase subunit C: protein MKNFLISIKLTLVLIVLCALVFPVLIAMVSKLAPGGGKGETVMTHGRVVGYAKVGQKFTADKYFWGRPSAVDYNAAGSAGSNKGPSNPDYLKTVQDRIDSFLVHNPGVKKEEIPAEMVTASGSGLDPDISPASALIQVNRVAAVRRIPAGKVKALVEEHTEKPFLGLLGPSKINVLKLNVALDELR, encoded by the coding sequence ATGAAAAACTTTCTTATCTCCATAAAGCTCACTCTCGTCCTGATTGTTCTTTGTGCCCTGGTTTTCCCGGTACTCATTGCCATGGTTAGCAAACTGGCGCCAGGCGGTGGTAAAGGTGAAACCGTAATGACGCACGGCCGGGTCGTAGGCTATGCAAAGGTTGGACAAAAATTTACTGCCGATAAATATTTCTGGGGCCGCCCTTCGGCAGTGGATTATAACGCTGCCGGTTCAGCGGGTTCTAACAAAGGACCTTCCAACCCCGATTATTTAAAAACCGTGCAGGACCGCATCGATTCTTTCCTGGTGCATAACCCCGGGGTTAAAAAAGAAGAGATCCCTGCCGAGATGGTAACGGCATCGGGTAGTGGCCTCGATCCTGATATTTCACCGGCATCGGCCCTGATCCAGGTTAACCGCGTAGCCGCTGTACGCAGAATACCAGCCGGTAAAGTAAAGGCGCTGGTGGAGGAACATACTGAAAAGCCATTTCTCGGTTTACTGGGGCCATCCAAAATAAATGTGTTGAAGTTGAATGTAGCGTTGGATGAGCTAAGGTAA